The proteins below are encoded in one region of Campylobacter helveticus:
- a CDS encoding DUF2972 domain-containing protein, whose translation MLDPDKLNDENYILNYEKIPAEKAWEMNLPLPRVYKAVFFIFGASAHGTIWDFFTKSFDLSSIFVTGEWDQLYISNFYSIKQKDAAVFSKFFGRYDIQQDYKKIYLASHLPFLILVRDPISRLKTMVNHGGYRDVAMIENTTFHLNDNIDEVLDRRRFHNYSLYPNTEETMPYLIECAKNVNFSYTSTAEICEKQVYYMDANEVNSDKVMESMRFYAKFFDKDLDEERLESLEGYLKEKKFNLLTYIIPLTMQISLNEEFLNINIGLKFLHKCPSRQSIAKEIFSKDYEILKIVDFTMSNEEFLKLKKDEKLFRKAKSYLNDFILCLSDKYKAYEKHFQKETDILTYFKTHRQEALIFKKVFDKEFTHIKANRPDIVASWKYYGEFERMCERGS comes from the coding sequence TTGTTAGACCCTGACAAGCTTAATGATGAAAATTATATTTTAAATTATGAGAAAATTCCTGCTGAAAAAGCTTGGGAAATGAATTTGCCTTTGCCGAGAGTTTATAAAGCCGTCTTTTTCATTTTTGGAGCTTCTGCTCATGGAACAATTTGGGATTTTTTTACAAAAAGCTTTGATCTAAGTTCTATTTTTGTAACAGGTGAGTGGGATCAGCTTTATATTTCAAACTTCTATTCCATAAAGCAAAAAGATGCTGCTGTTTTTTCTAAATTTTTTGGTAGATATGACATACAGCAAGATTATAAAAAAATCTATCTTGCTTCACATTTACCTTTTTTGATATTAGTAAGAGACCCTATAAGTCGTTTGAAAACTATGGTTAATCACGGAGGATATAGAGATGTCGCCATGATAGAAAACACAACTTTTCATCTTAATGATAACATTGACGAAGTTTTAGATAGGAGAAGATTTCACAATTATTCTTTGTATCCCAATACAGAAGAAACTATGCCTTATTTAATAGAATGTGCTAAAAATGTCAATTTCTCCTATACTAGCACAGCTGAAATTTGCGAAAAACAAGTATATTACATGGATGCTAATGAAGTTAATTCCGATAAAGTAATGGAAAGTATGAGGTTTTATGCCAAGTTTTTTGATAAAGACTTAGATGAGGAAAGATTAGAGAGCTTGGAGGGGTATTTGAAAGAAAAGAAATTTAATCTTTTAACATACATTATTCCTCTTACAATGCAAATTTCCTTAAATGAAGAATTTTTAAATATAAACATAGGACTTAAATTTTTACACAAATGTCCATCGCGCCAAAGTATCGCAAAAGAAATTTTTTCTAAAGATTATGAAATTTTAAAAATTGTGGATTTTACTATGTCAAATGAAGAATTTTTGAAATTAAAAAAAGATGAAAAATTATTTCGAAAAGCAAAATCCTACCTAAATGACTTTATACTTTGCTTAAGCGATAAATATAAAGCTTATGAAAAGCATTTTCAAAAAGAAACAGATATTTTAACTTATTTTAAAACACATAGACAAGAGGCTTTGATATTTAAAAAAGTATTTGACAAAGAATTTACCCACATTAAAGCAAATCGCCCTGACATCGTAGCTTCGTGGAAGTATTATGGGGAATTTGAGAGGATGTGTGAGAGAGGTAGTTAA
- a CDS encoding thiolase family protein — MKTQEVVIMAAKRTAIGSFLGSLKQTTAVQLASSLSQSLLDEVGLDKNLIDELILGQVLGAGCGQNVARQVLINSGVSLEKTAFVVNMLCGSGLKAVQLGFDSIRFNNANMLLCGGVENMSLSPFLLENARLGYKMGHQNLIDSMIKDGIWCALSDCHMGITAENLAKKYELSREEQDEFALNSQLKASKAIENKAFGAEILPLKIQDKKKEFIFSEDEFVRKDANLEALSRLKPAFDKNGSVTAGNSSGVNDGAAMLLLSSKEKALELNLPILAKLKGFASVGVEPSIMGIGAAFAAKKVLKELDLSIDDMELIEANEAFAAQSLATLRELGADVNRVNVNGGAIALGHPIGASGARILVSLIYALRARGKNLGLATLCVGGGQGIAAVVEIER; from the coding sequence ATGAAAACACAAGAAGTGGTTATAATGGCTGCAAAAAGGACAGCTATCGGCTCTTTTTTAGGCAGTTTAAAGCAGACAACAGCCGTCCAGCTTGCAAGTTCACTTTCTCAATCTTTGCTTGATGAAGTGGGATTAGATAAAAATTTGATTGATGAGCTTATTTTGGGACAAGTTTTGGGGGCGGGTTGTGGGCAAAATGTGGCGCGACAAGTTCTTATAAATAGTGGTGTAAGCTTGGAAAAAACGGCTTTTGTTGTTAATATGCTTTGCGGTTCGGGCTTAAAAGCTGTCCAGCTTGGCTTTGACTCGATTCGTTTTAATAATGCAAATATGCTTTTATGTGGCGGTGTTGAAAATATGTCTTTATCGCCTTTTTTACTTGAAAATGCTAGGCTTGGTTATAAAATGGGGCATCAAAATTTAATCGATAGTATGATTAAAGATGGAATTTGGTGTGCTTTGAGTGATTGTCATATGGGCATTACCGCAGAAAATTTAGCTAAAAAATATGAGCTTTCACGCGAAGAGCAAGACGAATTTGCGCTCAATTCTCAATTAAAAGCCTCAAAAGCTATTGAAAATAAAGCCTTTGGGGCGGAAATTTTGCCTTTAAAAATTCAAGATAAGAAAAAAGAATTTATCTTTAGTGAAGATGAATTTGTGCGTAAAGATGCAAATTTAGAAGCTTTATCGCGTTTAAAACCTGCCTTTGATAAAAATGGCTCTGTTACCGCTGGTAACTCTTCGGGGGTTAATGATGGGGCAGCTATGTTATTGTTAAGTTCTAAAGAGAAAGCACTTGAGTTAAATTTACCCATTTTAGCGAAGCTTAAAGGTTTTGCTAGTGTGGGTGTAGAGCCTAGCATTATGGGTATAGGTGCGGCTTTTGCGGCGAAAAAGGTGCTTAAAGAACTTGATTTAAGTATTGATGATATGGAGCTTATAGAGGCAAATGAAGCTTTTGCAGCCCAAAGTTTAGCCACGCTTAGAGAGCTTGGGGCTGATGTAAATAGGGTAAATGTTAATGGTGGGGCTATTGCTTTGGGACATCCCATAGGTGCGAGTGGAGCAAGGATATTGGTAAGTCTTATTTATGCCTTAAGAGCTAGGGGCAAAAATTTAGGTTTGGCGACTTTGTGCGTTGGTGGCGGACAGGGAATTGCTGCTGTAGTTGAGATAGAAAGGTAA
- a CDS encoding CoA transferase subunit A, translating to MNKIITNLDLAFKDIKDGVTLLVGGFGLCGIPEYAIAKIKELGVKNLTIVSNNCGVDDFGLGILLQNKQIKKIIASYVGENKTFEQQFINGEIEVILTPQGTLAEQLRAGGAGIAGFYTQTGVGTLVAEGKEHKEFEGKTYILEKAIKGDFALVKAQKADRFGNLIFNKTARNFNPLCAMAGKITLAEVEEIVDEIESDSVHLSGIYVDFVYCGENYEKRIEKIITKG from the coding sequence ATGAATAAAATAATTACAAATTTAGATCTTGCTTTTAAAGACATAAAAGACGGCGTAACGCTTTTGGTTGGGGGTTTTGGTTTATGTGGGATACCTGAGTATGCCATTGCAAAAATTAAAGAACTTGGGGTTAAAAATTTAACCATAGTGAGTAATAATTGTGGCGTAGATGATTTTGGCTTGGGAATTTTGCTTCAAAACAAGCAAATTAAAAAAATCATCGCTTCTTATGTGGGGGAGAATAAAACTTTCGAGCAGCAATTTATCAACGGTGAAATTGAAGTTATCCTTACACCCCAAGGCACATTAGCCGAGCAGCTTCGAGCAGGGGGAGCTGGTATAGCGGGCTTTTATACGCAAACGGGTGTGGGGACTTTGGTCGCAGAAGGTAAAGAGCATAAGGAATTTGAGGGGAAAACTTATATTTTAGAAAAAGCGATTAAGGGGGATTTTGCTTTGGTTAAGGCGCAAAAGGCAGATAGATTTGGAAATCTTATCTTCAATAAAACGGCGAGAAATTTTAACCCTCTTTGTGCGATGGCGGGCAAAATTACCCTAGCAGAAGTGGAAGAAATCGTCGATGAAATCGAGTCTGATAGTGTCCATTTGAGCGGAATTTATGTCGATTTTGTCTATTGTGGCGAAAATTATGAAAAGCGCATAGAAAAAATCATCACAAAAGGATAA
- a CDS encoding 3-oxoacid CoA-transferase subunit B translates to MSKELIVKRAAREIQNGMYINLGIGIPTLIADEIEKLNLKVFLQSENGLLGIGAYPTKEQVDADLINAGKETVTAVKGASFFDSAESFAMIRGGHIDLAILGGMEVSQSGDLANYMIPGKLVKGMGGAMDLVSGAKSIVVVMEHTNKHGESKVKKKCGLPLTGKAVVHKLITELGVFEFENNEMFLVELMQGVSLEELQAKTEAEFKVRLGGV, encoded by the coding sequence ATGTCAAAAGAACTTATAGTTAAACGAGCAGCTAGAGAAATTCAAAATGGAATGTATATTAATCTTGGTATAGGTATTCCTACGCTTATCGCCGATGAGATAGAAAAGCTAAATTTAAAGGTCTTTTTGCAGTCGGAAAATGGGCTTTTGGGTATAGGTGCTTATCCCACTAAGGAGCAAGTGGATGCAGATTTGATTAATGCGGGCAAGGAAACTGTTACGGCAGTCAAGGGCGCTAGCTTTTTTGATAGTGCTGAGAGCTTTGCAATGATACGCGGTGGGCATATTGACTTGGCGATTTTGGGAGGAATGGAAGTGTCTCAAAGTGGAGATTTGGCTAACTATATGATACCGGGCAAACTTGTCAAAGGAATGGGTGGGGCTATGGATTTAGTAAGCGGTGCTAAAAGTATAGTGGTGGTTATGGAGCATACGAATAAACACGGAGAAAGTAAGGTAAAGAAGAAATGCGGCTTACCTTTGACGGGAAAAGCTGTGGTTCATAAACTCATTACAGAGCTTGGAGTTTTTGAATTTGAAAATAATGAAATGTTTTTGGTGGAATTAATGCAAGGGGTTAGTTTGGAAGAATTACAAGCTAAAACCGAAGCGGAATTTAAAGTCAGGCTAGGAGGTGTTTAA
- a CDS encoding short-chain fatty acid transporter has protein sequence MLKSFTQICVNLASKWLPDSFVLVVVLTLFVFLSVLGFTSQEPLQIVQNWGNGAWNLLAFSMQMALVLVLGQALASAKIISTFLQRLADIPKGYFSAILMVSFLGLVANLINWGFGLVISAIFAKEIAKKVRGVDYRLLIAAAYSGFVVWHGGLSGSIPLTLSSGGEALSKSTAGILSESIPSSMTIFSSFNLTIIAIIVLCLPFLLAFIHPTKENTLEIDKRLLERENKDLKIINHSKDKSLAVWLENSFLVSVAISTLGFVYIVSHFAKGGDLDLNVLNMIFLFLGILLHKKPALYIKAINTAAKNAAGILLQFPFYAGIIGMMVAGGEQSLASVLSHFFISISNSNTFALFAFWSAGFVNIFVPSGGGQWAVQAPIMIPAGLELGISPAVTSMAIAWGDAWTNMIQPFWALPALAIAGLGAKDIMGYCVITLLFTGLVISLGFLFLV, from the coding sequence ATGTTAAAATCCTTTACTCAAATTTGTGTCAATTTAGCGTCAAAATGGCTTCCTGATTCTTTTGTTTTAGTGGTTGTTTTGACGCTTTTTGTTTTTTTATCGGTGTTGGGTTTTACAAGTCAAGAGCCTTTGCAAATCGTGCAAAACTGGGGTAATGGTGCTTGGAATTTACTTGCTTTTTCTATGCAAATGGCTTTAGTGTTAGTTTTAGGGCAAGCCCTAGCAAGTGCGAAAATCATATCCACTTTTTTGCAAAGACTTGCTGATATACCTAAGGGTTATTTTAGTGCGATTTTGATGGTAAGTTTTCTTGGGCTTGTGGCTAATCTTATAAATTGGGGATTTGGACTGGTTATATCGGCGATTTTTGCAAAGGAAATTGCAAAAAAAGTTAGGGGTGTGGATTATCGTTTGCTCATTGCGGCGGCTTATTCTGGTTTTGTGGTGTGGCACGGCGGACTTTCAGGCTCTATACCGCTGACCTTATCGAGTGGAGGCGAAGCTTTATCGAAAAGCACAGCGGGAATTTTGAGTGAGAGTATCCCTAGCTCTATGACGATATTTTCAAGCTTTAATCTTACCATCATCGCTATTATTGTTTTATGCTTACCTTTTTTACTTGCCTTTATCCACCCAACTAAAGAGAACACTTTAGAAATTGACAAAAGGCTTTTAGAGCGAGAAAATAAAGACTTAAAGATTATCAATCATAGCAAGGATAAAAGTTTAGCCGTCTGGCTTGAAAATAGTTTTTTAGTTAGTGTTGCTATTTCTACTTTGGGTTTTGTTTATATCGTGTCGCATTTTGCTAAGGGTGGGGATTTAGATTTAAATGTTTTAAATATGATTTTTCTATTTTTGGGAATTTTATTACACAAAAAACCTGCCTTGTATATCAAAGCTATCAATACTGCTGCTAAAAATGCGGCAGGAATTTTACTGCAATTTCCTTTTTATGCGGGAATTATCGGTATGATGGTCGCTGGTGGGGAGCAGAGTTTGGCAAGTGTGTTATCGCATTTTTTTATCAGTATTTCAAATTCTAATACTTTTGCACTTTTTGCTTTTTGGAGTGCAGGTTTTGTTAATATTTTTGTGCCATCAGGCGGAGGGCAGTGGGCTGTGCAAGCGCCGATTATGATACCTGCTGGACTAGAGCTTGGTATAAGTCCTGCGGTAACTTCTATGGCTATTGCTTGGGGAGATGCTTGGACTAATATGATTCAGCCTTTTTGGGCTTTACCTGCTCTTGCTATTGCGGGACTTGGTGCGAAAGATATTATGGGCTATTGTGTCATCACTCTTCTTTTTACAGGTTTGGTAATTAGTCTTGGATTTTTATTTTTGGTTTAA
- the ftsY gene encoding signal recognition particle-docking protein FtsY encodes MLNFFKKSLAKTLENITKTKANNKISKDLLEEILLEADVSYDIVEEIIYYLPPSEEVKKDDLKRVMGAYFLYEKPEFSTQKPFVELILGVNGAGKTTSIAKLANLYKKQNQKVILGACDTFRAGAIEQLRLWAEKINVEIVLSNQGHDPSAVAFDTISKAKARDFDRVILDTAGRLQNQKNLANELEKIVRICSKAMDGAPHKKILVLDGTQGNAGILQAKAFNELVKLDGVIITKLDGTAKGGALFSIARELELPIFYVGVGEKMDDLYEFDANAYLDTLLEPMFE; translated from the coding sequence ATGCTAAATTTTTTTAAAAAAAGCCTAGCAAAAACTTTAGAAAACATCACAAAAACAAAAGCAAACAACAAGATTTCTAAAGATTTGCTAGAAGAAATTTTGCTTGAAGCGGATGTAAGTTATGACATAGTTGAGGAAATAATTTACTATCTACCGCCGAGCGAAGAGGTTAAAAAAGATGATTTAAAACGCGTTATGGGGGCATATTTTCTTTATGAAAAACCTGAATTTAGCACACAAAAACCTTTTGTAGAGCTTATCTTAGGCGTTAATGGAGCAGGTAAAACCACAAGCATAGCTAAACTTGCAAATTTATATAAAAAACAAAATCAAAAAGTCATTTTAGGAGCTTGCGATACTTTTCGTGCAGGGGCAATTGAACAGCTTCGTTTATGGGCTGAAAAAATCAATGTTGAAATCGTCCTTTCAAATCAAGGACACGACCCATCAGCCGTAGCTTTTGATACCATTTCAAAGGCTAAAGCAAGGGACTTTGATAGGGTTATACTCGATACGGCTGGAAGATTGCAAAATCAAAAAAATTTAGCCAATGAATTAGAAAAAATCGTAAGAATTTGCTCTAAAGCTATGGATGGTGCTCCGCATAAAAAAATCCTCGTGCTTGACGGCACACAAGGTAATGCGGGGATTTTACAAGCAAAAGCTTTCAATGAGCTAGTAAAACTTGATGGGGTTATCATCACAAAACTTGATGGCACAGCAAAGGGAGGCGCACTTTTTAGCATAGCTAGAGAGCTTGAACTGCCTATTTTTTATGTGGGTGTGGGAGAAAAAATGGACGATTTATATGAATTTGACGCAAATGCCTACTTAGACACACTTTTAGAGCCTATGTTTGAATAG
- a CDS encoding TlpA family protein disulfide reductase, producing MQKILLTLILLLFFTACSSEEKEAKDLNSTTEASFTQGENYNFDLSLNDGTTLFIQVKDGKMQFDTQDKATLFIFFTTWCKPCISQVPHLNKLKEKYQDQLQIISILLEDKSPEDLAAFNAQNNLHYKIASGEGNYLFAKALGGINGIPTMFLYAKDGKLFKHYLGVVPVEMLEIDILEAI from the coding sequence ATGCAAAAGATACTTTTAACGCTCATTTTACTTTTATTTTTCACAGCGTGTAGTAGTGAAGAAAAAGAAGCTAAAGATTTAAATTCTACAACTGAAGCAAGTTTTACTCAGGGAGAAAATTATAATTTTGACTTAAGCTTAAATGATGGCACCACGCTTTTTATCCAAGTCAAAGATGGGAAAATGCAGTTTGATACACAAGATAAGGCTACGCTTTTTATCTTTTTTACAACTTGGTGTAAGCCTTGCATTTCTCAAGTGCCACATTTAAATAAATTAAAAGAAAAATATCAAGACCAGCTCCAAATCATAAGCATTTTGCTTGAAGATAAAAGTCCTGAAGACTTAGCAGCTTTTAACGCACAAAATAATTTGCATTATAAAATAGCTAGTGGAGAAGGAAACTATCTCTTTGCAAAAGCCTTAGGCGGAATCAATGGAATTCCTACGATGTTTTTATACGCAAAAGATGGAAAATTATTTAAACATTACTTAGGAGTTGTGCCTGTGGAAATGCTTGAAATCGACATTTTAGAGGCGATATAA
- a CDS encoding 5-formyltetrahydrofolate cyclo-ligase: protein MQKELFRQVQKKRLKQNAKLHYKNDYFIFKECLRIIRFYKAKNVLIFLPLSYEPNLVRFRRILSQNCKLFAPFMQDKSLKIVKLRLPFFKKRFGVLEPNNSFFDTTLDVAFVPVIGIDKDMKRIGHGEGFYDRFFANLKHKPLVVFVQSITALSEKKITQEYDMSANFYLSPYRKYFKRDLKNDSINRIYRRFNRCGTWVFSR from the coding sequence ATGCAAAAAGAACTTTTTAGGCAAGTTCAAAAAAAAAGATTAAAACAAAATGCTAAATTGCACTATAAAAATGATTATTTTATCTTTAAAGAATGTCTTAGAATTATCCGTTTTTATAAGGCGAAAAATGTGCTGATTTTTTTGCCACTATCTTATGAACCAAATTTGGTGCGTTTTCGTAGAATTTTGAGTCAAAATTGCAAACTTTTTGCTCCATTTATGCAAGATAAAAGTTTAAAGATTGTAAAATTAAGGCTACCTTTTTTTAAAAAAAGGTTTGGGGTTTTAGAGCCAAATAATTCTTTTTTTGATACCACGCTTGATGTGGCTTTTGTGCCTGTGATAGGCATAGATAAAGATATGAAAAGAATAGGACACGGCGAGGGTTTTTATGACAGATTTTTCGCAAATTTAAAACATAAGCCTTTGGTCGTTTTTGTGCAAAGTATCACAGCTTTGAGTGAAAAAAAAATAACACAAGAATATGATATGAGTGCAAATTTTTATCTAAGCCCTTATAGAAAATATTTTAAGAGAGATTTAAAAAATGATAGCATTAACCGCATTTATCGCCGTTTTAATCGGTGTGGGACTTGGGTATTTAGTCGCTAA
- the rny gene encoding ribonuclease Y, whose protein sequence is MIALTAFIAVLIGVGLGYLVAKKINDAKHEIFITQAKAKAKAIEYEAELVLKDAKNSVLNAELEAKKRYEEKAHKNQKDFNHKLDELHKKEQKLSRYEEQVRVQEEEIAKNKREMQDLRDDSLKLKKLYQDKLDETLRVLEHSAGLTQNEAKNLLLKKVEESSRAEIAHIVRKYEEEAKSEAKRKANYIIAQATSRFAGEFAAERLINVINIKSDELKGRIIGKEGRNVKTLEMVLGVDIIIDDTPGAIIVSCFNLYRRAIATKVIELLVEDGRIQPARIEEIYEKVCKEFENSILEEGQTIIMDLGLGKMHPEIAKLIGKLKYRASYGQNALAHSLEVAHLAGIIAAECGGDETLARRAGILHDIGKALTHDFEGSHVDLGAELCKRYKEHPAVINAIYAHHGHEDALSIECAAVCTADTLSAARPGARREVLEAFLKRVNELEDIAKSKEGIKNAYAINAGREIRVIANAKLVNDDEATLLAKEIAAEIQEKMQYPGEIKVNVIRELRAVEYAK, encoded by the coding sequence ATGATAGCATTAACCGCATTTATCGCCGTTTTAATCGGTGTGGGACTTGGGTATTTAGTCGCTAAGAAAATCAATGACGCCAAACACGAAATTTTTATCACACAAGCAAAAGCAAAGGCAAAAGCCATAGAATACGAAGCCGAGCTTGTTTTAAAAGATGCGAAAAATTCCGTTTTAAATGCCGAACTTGAAGCAAAAAAGCGTTACGAGGAAAAAGCACATAAGAATCAAAAAGATTTTAACCATAAGCTTGATGAGCTACATAAAAAAGAGCAAAAACTTTCACGCTATGAAGAACAGGTGCGTGTGCAAGAAGAAGAGATTGCTAAAAATAAAAGAGAAATGCAAGACTTACGCGATGATAGTTTAAAGCTTAAAAAGCTTTATCAAGATAAGCTTGATGAGACTTTAAGGGTGCTTGAGCATTCTGCTGGTTTAACGCAAAATGAGGCTAAAAATTTACTTTTAAAAAAGGTTGAGGAAAGCTCACGTGCTGAAATCGCTCACATCGTGCGTAAATATGAAGAGGAAGCGAAAAGTGAGGCAAAGAGAAAGGCAAATTATATCATCGCTCAAGCGACTTCGCGTTTTGCTGGGGAATTTGCTGCGGAAAGACTTATTAATGTTATTAACATTAAAAGCGATGAGTTAAAGGGTAGGATTATCGGCAAAGAGGGGCGTAATGTTAAAACTCTTGAAATGGTTTTAGGGGTGGATATTATCATTGATGATACCCCGGGTGCTATTATAGTGAGTTGTTTTAATCTCTACCGCCGTGCCATTGCGACTAAGGTGATTGAACTTTTGGTCGAAGATGGACGCATACAACCTGCACGCATTGAAGAAATTTATGAAAAAGTTTGTAAAGAATTTGAAAATAGTATTTTGGAAGAGGGACAAACTATCATTATGGATTTGGGGCTTGGCAAAATGCATCCTGAAATCGCCAAGCTCATCGGTAAGCTCAAATACCGCGCAAGTTATGGACAAAACGCCCTTGCGCATTCTTTGGAGGTTGCACATTTGGCGGGTATTATTGCGGCTGAGTGTGGAGGCGATGAGACTTTAGCAAGAAGGGCGGGAATTTTACACGATATAGGCAAGGCTTTAACTCACGATTTTGAAGGCTCTCATGTGGATTTAGGGGCGGAGCTTTGTAAGCGTTATAAAGAACATCCAGCGGTGATTAACGCTATTTACGCACACCACGGACACGAAGATGCTTTAAGTATAGAATGTGCCGCCGTTTGCACGGCTGATACGCTAAGTGCGGCAAGACCTGGTGCTAGACGCGAAGTTTTAGAAGCTTTTTTAAAGAGGGTAAATGAGCTTGAGGACATTGCTAAGAGTAAAGAAGGCATTAAAAACGCTTATGCGATTAATGCTGGGCGTGAGATTAGGGTGATTGCAAATGCAAAGCTTGTTAATGACGATGAAGCGACACTTTTAGCAAAAGAAATTGCTGCTGAGATACAAGAGAAAATGCAATATCCGGGCGAAATTAAAGTTAATGTCATACGCGAATTAAGAGCTGTAGAATACGCTAAATAG
- a CDS encoding DedA family protein encodes MQDMIDTLLRYGYVILFVYSLGGGMVGILAAGVLSSLGKMELQWCILVAFVANTLGSTLLYMMGKYGKKDLMPYFKKHRRKLALAMLKMKQYGTTLLFIQKFVYGLKTFIPIAAALAKYDFKKFLIVNTLASLLWAGILGYVAFSFGYLVEKIFEEFGRYSYATPLFLVVLVALIWFYLVRFSKK; translated from the coding sequence ATGCAAGATATGATTGATACGCTTTTGCGTTATGGTTATGTGATTTTATTTGTTTATTCTCTGGGAGGGGGAATGGTAGGAATTTTAGCGGCTGGAGTTTTAAGCTCACTTGGTAAAATGGAGCTTCAATGGTGTATTTTGGTTGCTTTTGTTGCGAATACTTTAGGCTCGACCTTGCTTTATATGATGGGAAAATATGGCAAAAAAGACTTAATGCCTTATTTTAAAAAACATCGCCGCAAACTTGCTCTTGCTATGCTTAAAATGAAGCAATACGGCACAACCTTACTCTTTATTCAAAAATTTGTTTATGGTTTAAAAACCTTTATCCCCATAGCTGCAGCTCTTGCGAAGTATGATTTTAAAAAATTTCTTATCGTTAATACTTTAGCAAGTTTGCTTTGGGCTGGAATTTTAGGCTATGTGGCTTTTAGTTTTGGATATTTAGTCGAAAAAATCTTTGAGGAATTTGGGCGTTATAGTTACGCTACGCCTTTATTTTTAGTGGTTTTAGTTGCACTTATTTGGTTTTATCTCGTGCGTTTTTCTAAAAAATAA